GATCGAGACGGTACGATCAATGTTGAAAAGGACTATCTTATTGCTCCGGCGGATCTTGTGCTTCTCCCCGGAGTCGGGGAGGCCCTGCGTCGCGGTCAAGAAGCCGGCTTTCTCCTCATCGTTGTCACGAATCAGTCAGGAGTAGCGCGCGGTTACTTTTCCGCCAGCGCTGTTGAGGAGCTGCACGATCATCTGCAAAGGGAGTTGTTTTCTTTCGGCGTGCGCATCGATGCCTTCTACCTTTGTCCGCACCATCCGGAACATGGCGACGGTCCCTGTAACTGTCGTAAGGGGGAGCCGGGGATGTTGTTGCAGGCGGCGCAAGAACATCACATCGATCTCGCTGCCTCCTGGATGATCGGCGACAAAAGTTCCGATGTCGAGGCCGGGCTCAATGCCGGCTGCCGTTCGATCCTGG
This genomic window from Deltaproteobacteria bacterium HGW-Deltaproteobacteria-4 contains:
- a CDS encoding D-glycero-beta-D-manno-heptose-1,7-bisphosphate 7-phosphatase, producing the protein MTLNRAIFLDRDGTINVEKDYLIAPADLVLLPGVGEALRRGQEAGFLLIVVTNQSGVARGYFSASAVEELHDHLQRELFSFGVRIDAFYLCPHHPEHGDGPCNCRKGEPGMLLQAAQEHHIDLAASWMIGDKSSDVEAGLNAGCRSILVRTGYGVQEGQGLPPSALVVDSLTEAIELIIAKK